In one window of Pirellulales bacterium DNA:
- the proC gene encoding pyrroline-5-carboxylate reductase, producing the protein MLNRTIGFVGAGQMARALAQGLVRTNLLAERQIVAADPVAAALDEFHHLLPASGSATNNADLAQSCEIIVLAVKPQQAAAALSELRPSMSPDKLVISIVTGVRLAALAEGLGPCRLIRVMPNTPCLVGQSASAYCLGKGATPDDARLIAQLLGAVGLAISVEEKLLDAVTGLSGSGPAFVYLMIEALADGGVRMGLPREVALRLAAQTVKGAAEMVIVTGEHPGLLKDRVASPGGTTIAGLAAIEQHGVRGALIAAVEAAARRATELAGG; encoded by the coding sequence ATGGCCCGCGCGCTGGCCCAAGGACTCGTCCGCACCAATCTGCTGGCAGAGCGCCAAATCGTCGCGGCCGATCCGGTGGCTGCCGCGCTCGACGAGTTTCACCACTTATTGCCGGCAAGCGGATCGGCGACGAACAACGCCGATCTTGCCCAAAGCTGTGAAATCATCGTACTAGCGGTCAAACCGCAACAGGCCGCGGCAGCATTGAGCGAGCTTCGCCCGTCGATGTCTCCTGACAAGCTCGTGATCTCGATCGTCACCGGGGTCCGCTTGGCAGCGCTCGCCGAAGGTTTAGGCCCGTGTCGGCTGATTCGCGTCATGCCGAACACTCCCTGCCTGGTCGGACAAAGCGCCAGTGCCTATTGCCTCGGCAAAGGCGCAACTCCCGACGACGCTCGATTGATCGCACAATTGCTGGGTGCCGTCGGGCTGGCAATCTCCGTCGAGGAAAAGCTGCTCGATGCGGTCACGGGCCTTTCAGGCTCCGGCCCGGCGTTTGTCTACTTGATGATCGAAGCGCTGGCCGATGGCGGAGTACGGATGGGCTTGCCACGAGAAGTTGCGCTGCGACTAGCCGCCCAAACCGTCAAAGGCGCAGCCGAAATGGTGATCGTTACCGGCGAGCACCCCGGGCTGCTGAAAGACCGCGTAGCCAGCCCTGGCGGGACTACGATTGCGGGCTTGGCGGCGATCGAACAGCACGGCGTCCGTGGAGCGTTGATTGCGGCCGTCGAAGCCGCCGCCCGCCGAGCGACGGAGTTGGCAGGCGGATAA
- a CDS encoding twin-arginine translocation signal domain-containing protein: MNASQPHQSSRRRFLSTAAAGGAALLAAPMVLSAKKTDDSPLVVGAGEYQFEVHHDWPQLPDKFKWQTTHNVAVDRDGCLYVIHEGREDLPDHPSIFVFDPEGKYIRSFGKQFQGGGHGLEIRKEDGQEFLYVTAYQALKTFAKLDKQGETVWQQYAPMQSGVYAPDEDTKRTKQWGRDRFMPTNFAFLEDGGFLLADGYGSFYIHRYDNAAKWVSCFGGPGDGEGKFDTPHGLWVDKRSGREPAIVVCDRANNTLQYFTMDGKYLETLRGYGLPANAETWKNLLVVPELHARVTLLNEKNEVVARMGDDVARITGKDGGSVRSNPQAWLPGKFVHPHDACFGHDGSIYVAEWVGTGRISKLKRLS; this comes from the coding sequence ATGAACGCTTCCCAGCCTCACCAATCGTCGCGCCGCCGGTTCCTTTCGACCGCGGCTGCCGGCGGCGCGGCACTGCTCGCCGCTCCCATGGTACTTTCCGCCAAGAAGACCGATGATTCGCCGCTGGTCGTAGGTGCAGGAGAGTATCAGTTTGAAGTACATCACGATTGGCCGCAGTTGCCCGACAAGTTCAAGTGGCAAACCACTCACAATGTGGCGGTCGATCGAGACGGCTGCCTGTATGTGATTCACGAAGGACGCGAGGATCTGCCCGATCATCCGTCGATATTTGTGTTCGACCCAGAAGGAAAATATATCCGATCGTTCGGCAAGCAATTTCAAGGCGGCGGACACGGATTGGAAATCCGCAAGGAAGATGGGCAAGAATTTCTATATGTGACCGCTTATCAAGCGCTTAAGACTTTTGCCAAGCTTGACAAGCAGGGTGAAACCGTGTGGCAGCAGTACGCACCGATGCAATCGGGTGTCTATGCACCCGACGAAGACACGAAGCGCACGAAACAATGGGGACGCGACCGCTTTATGCCCACCAATTTCGCCTTTCTCGAAGACGGCGGCTTTCTACTGGCGGACGGCTATGGCTCGTTCTACATCCATCGCTACGACAATGCCGCAAAATGGGTGTCGTGCTTCGGCGGCCCCGGCGACGGAGAAGGCAAGTTCGATACGCCTCACGGGCTTTGGGTCGATAAGCGTTCCGGCCGAGAGCCTGCCATCGTCGTTTGCGACCGCGCGAACAACACACTGCAATATTTCACGATGGATGGAAAGTACCTGGAAACGCTCCGTGGCTATGGACTGCCCGCCAACGCAGAGACGTGGAAAAACTTGCTCGTGGTTCCCGAATTGCATGCTCGCGTGACACTGTTGAACGAGAAGAACGAAGTCGTCGCGCGGATGGGGGACGACGTTGCCCGCATCACCGGCAAAGACGGCGGCAGCGTTCGTTCGAACCCACAGGCCTGGCTGCCGGGCAAATTCGTCCACCCGCACGACGCCTGCTTCGGCCACGACGGCAGCATCTACGTGGCCGAATGGGTTGGCACGGGGCGAATTTCAAAGCTCAAGCGGCTTTCGTAG